The DNA window TCCCAGGCAGCGGACCTGCAGCAGGACATCGGCCGAGAAGAGCTCGTTGCGGCTGGCTGCCAGCGTGGCCCCGCGATCCAGGTATTCCTGGTCGAGGAACCCGGCCGCGGCGCCGGCGCCGGGCTCTACGATCACTTCGACGCCGGCTTTGATAAACGGCGGAACATTCGCGGGAATCATCGCGACGCGCCGTTCGCCCGGGAATGTCTCTTTGGCAATCGCAACCTTCATGGCGGCTTTCGCAAGGGAAATGCAAGTTCAGGCAATCGGTTGACCCGTCGGCCAGCGGTCGCCCCGGAACGGGGATCGCAGCCGACCTTCCGCCGTCGTCGACAAACGGCCGCGACAAGCAGTCGGTCGCTGCTGTTGAGGGAAATTCTAATAGATCCCAGCGGCTACCGGGAGGGCGAGTGGAAATTCGTTCCGGCGCACAGGAGAAAACCTTGGCGGGACGGTAACAAAGATAGCGTTTGTCCGCTGACAGAGAATGCCGCAAGCCGGCGGGAGACGCGCTCCGCCGGCAGTGACGGCCGAAGTTCGCCTGGCGAAAGGACGAAAGATGCTGGTTCCGCTGTACACGACCGCCTGCCCTGCTTGCGACGCGCTGCTGGCATTTCGCCAGAATCCGGCCGGCCGCCCGGTGCGCTGCAATCGCTGCGCCGTCGTTTTTACGGTCGTCCTGCCGCAGCATGCACGCGGGGCATCGCTGGCGCCGGAGGGAATTTGTGACGCAGACGCGTCACCGGAATGCAGTTCGCCGCACGAGGGTATTCCCTCGCGCGGTCGAACATTATTTCCGTGGTGATGTCAGCGGGACCTGGGGCCAGGTCCAATACTGGGAGATCAAAGGGCTGAACGTCCTGGTGGTGCGTCAAACCATAAAATCAGGTTTCTCTAAATCAGCCGCCGGGCGCTAGCCCACGGTTTTTTTGGCAGCATAGCAGCACGGCCGAAATCGCTCACTCTAAGATTGAAGATTGAAGATTGACGCAGCACTAGCGGTGCGTCAAGTTTCAATTTCAGGTTTGGCCATTTTCGCGCGAGCCGCTGTTCCTTTTAGTTAACCGTGGCTATCGCCAAAACGGCTAATTGGAAGAACTCGAACTCTTTGCTTTGACGCCGCACTAGCGGTTAAACAGCGATTCCCGCGGCGCATATTGCGTGGCGATGGAAATCTGCGGCACCTCGACCGGTACCGGCTGGATATCGAACGGCACGCCGGCAAACGTATGCGGCACCAGGGCCGTTTGCGGCAGGGCGCCGGGACGTTCCACCACCGTTTGCGACTCGGCGGCGTACGACTGGATCACCTGGTGGACGGCCGGGTTGATTTCAATCTTGCCGTCGGGCCGGGCGCGGCCGATATCGGCGAAAGAGCCGACCGTCACAATGCTTTCATGCCGGTCATGGAATTCGTAAGCTTCGACGCCGGCCTGACGCAGCGCCAGGGTCAAGCGATGGGCTTTCTCGGCCGCTTCGGCCAGCTTGCTGCCGCCGCCGTTGTAGTCCAGCGGCTGGCTCTCCAGGCGTTCGACTTCTTTCTGGTCGAGCGTCACTTTGCCGCGGTACGAGCCGACCTTGACTGAGTACTTGCCCGGGCATTTAAGCAGACTGTACTGCACTTCCTGGTTCATCTTCGCCACCAGCGGATCGAGTCCCTTGGGGGCGAAGTACTCGGCCGGCAACAGCGGGTTCCGGGTGATGAAGGCGGCGCCCATCGTTCCGGCCGGTCGGCCGCTGCGAGTGCGCACATACCGGCGGAAGGTCACCAGTCGCTGCGTGGTCATTTTCCGTTTCGCCACATTCAGCGCGTCGGGATCGGCCGACTTGAGCTGGTCGAGCGTTTTCTCCGCCGTCGGATCGTAGACCGACTCAAAGTCGCCGACCAGCACCGCGTACTCGTCGAACTCGTCGTTATGTTGGTGACGCATCCGTTTGGGCTGGCCTTCTTTGGTCAGGCCGATCCCTTCGACGGCTTCCGAAAAATCGTAATGCTGGTTAACGACATACGCTTTCATGCCGTGCTGGCGCCGCAATTCAATCACCAGGTCGTGAGCCTGGCGGGCGGCTCCTTCTCCGGCAAAGGCGGCGCACATGATCAGCCAGGGGCCGTTCTGTTCGGTCAGTTCGTACGCCTTGTTCGGGTCGGCTTCGACCTTGCGAAAGGGGACAAACGACATCCACGGCGGCGCTGCCGCGGCGCAGACGGACATGAGCAATACCAGCAGACTGGCTGCAATCGGGCTTCGTGTTTTCATCATCGATCCTCCATGATCGGCGATGCAGGCGTCGCACCGCTGTGACCAGCGGCCGCGCACGCAGGATGTTCCAAAGTGAGAAGAGGCGGGACCATAACAAAAGCCCCGTCCCCCGACCAGAGCAACCTGGAACGAAATTTGGAATCGTGGTTCCCTCGTTCCAAAAAAAGAGCAGACGCCGGACATTCGACTTTCACTCCTTGAAAGATCGCGTTCTTTTGCGGAGCAAAAAACGACTTGCCGTCGACTTCCGTCAGGCACGCGTCGCGCGTTGTTTACTCGGCCGGCTCGATGCTTTCGACCCGGCTGACGACGGCCCCCTGGCGAAAGGTGGTGTGGATCACGTCGCCCGGCTGGAGCTGCTCGCTGGATTGGATCACGGCGCCGTCGTCCGCCTGGCGGGTCAGCGAGTACCCGCGGGACAGCACGCCCAGGGGGCTGAGCGCCTCCAGCCGGCTGGCGAGCGCATCGGTCCGGCGCCTGGCGCTTTGCAGTTGCCGCTGGATCGCCCTGGCGGCCCGTTGCTGCAGCTCGTCGCAGGCTCGTTCCCGCAGGCGGACCGGTTCCAGCGGCCGTCGCAGTACGGAGCGCTGGCTCAGCCCGTCGAGCCGGCGCCGCAGTTCGGCCATTCGCTGCCGCATGCGTCCTTGCATCCGCCGTTGATGGGACAGGAGCGTCGCTTCGACATCGGCCTGCGCCGGAGCGATCCGCTCGGCCGCCTCGCTGGGAGTCAGCGCGCGAACATCTGCCGCCAGGTCGCAAAGCGTAATGTCGACCTCGTGGCCGACCGCCGAAACGACCGGCAACGCGGAAGCATGCACGGCCCGGACGACCTCTTCTTCGTTAAAACTCCACAGGTCTTCCAGGCTGCCGCCGCCCCGGGTCACCACCAGCACGTCGACCGCGTCGCCCAGCTGGTTGGCGTAACGAATCCCCGCGGCGATCTCCCGGGCGGACCCTTCCCCCTGCACGCGGGCCGGAATGATCAGCACATCGACGCCCCGCCAGCGACGGCGGAGCACTTCGAGAAAGTCCCGAATGGCGGCCCCGGTCGGGCTGGTGACGACCGCAATCCGTCGCGGGAATTGCGGCAACGGTTTCTTCAGTTCTGCGTCGAACAACCCTTCGGCCGCCAGACGCTGGTGCAACTGGCGAAAGGCCAGCTGCAGGGCCCCTTCCCCCAGCGGCTCCATCTGCCGCACGACCAGCTGGTAACTGCCCCGCGGCGGATACAGATCAATGCCGCCGGCGCACACCGCTTCGATCCCTTCCCGCAATTCAAACCGCAGCCGTTCGACCGTGCTCCGCCACATCACGGCGCGCAGCTGGGCTTTCTCATCTTTCAAAGTGAAGTATACATGGCCCGACTGCGGCCGGCTGACGCCCGACACCTCGCCGCAGACCCAGACCTTGGAGAAAGAGCCTTCCAGCTCCTGCTTCATCAGGCCTGTCAGTTGCGAAACAGAAAGCACCGAGTTGGACGAAGACATAGATCCGCACGCGTCATAAGGAGAAACAGCAGGAGCAACCCGCCAGCATCCGGCCGGCCGATCGTCGCTCGTTCCTCAATTTAGCCGATTCACTCGCCGGAACGAACCGCCGTCCCACCGATTAAATCCTGCCTTTGGTTATCGCCAGCTACTGCGCCGGTACGAGCTTGCCGCTGGTCGGATCGAAGTGGGGAGCGGCGCCTGTGTACTCCACCTGGGAGTGCGGCCGCTGCAGCTTGACGACAAAGTCGAACAGGAATCGCATGACGGCCGTTTCCAGTTCGGGACGGGCATCGGTCCAGCTACGCTGGCCGGGCTGCACCCGCTGGCAATAGATCAGATGCACGCCAAAGGCTGTCGTAACCGGCGGGCTGGTTTCGCCGGGCTGCAGCTGGAACGCGGCCTGGGAGAATGACTCCGGCATCGGTTCATGCCGGGAGATGAGGCCCAGGTTTCCACCCTGGCGTGCCGTTGGCGCCTGGGAGTTCTGCAGGGCCGCCTGGGCAAAGGGGACCTGCTCCTGGGTGATCTGCGCGCGGACGGCGGTTGCCTGTTTCGTCGCCGCCTCCCAGGCGTCGGGGCCAGCCTGGGGATCGACCTTCCACAGGATATGCGCCACGTTCAGCTGTGTGCCGTCGAAGTCCCGGCGGTGCTGCTCAAAGAACTTCTGCAGGTTGGCGTCGGTCATGTGCTGTTCCAGGTACGCCTGCCAGCTGAGCTCCCAGGCGATCGCCTCGCGGAACTCGTCCTCCTGCAGACCGGCCCGCGACAGGTAGTCGGCCAGGGTCGTTTCCTGGGTTTTCAGTTTCTTCTTGACCTGCTCCAGCGACAGCCTGATATCCACCTCGCTGGCGGCCAGCTTTTGCCCTGCCAGGTAACGCAGGACCAGCCGCCGGCCGATGAACTGCTCGAGCGCCTGGGCTTCCAGCAGACGCATCTCCTCGGGCGGCGCCGGCCGCCCCTTGAGCGTATCCTGGACTTCGCGCTGGATACGGCCGTAGCGCACCGGCTGGCCGTCGACACGGGCCGCCACGGCGTTGCTGGCGGATGATTCGGCGGCCGTTGCGGGACAGACGCCGGTCAGCAACAGGCAGATCGCCGCCGCGCATGAGAAGAGTCGTGGCATTGGTCAAGTTCGCTTGCGCAGGAGAGGGAGCGGTCGAAAGAAGACGCTGGCGAGAGAAGCGGCTACGGCAGTTGAATCTCTTTCAACGAGTACTCAACTTCCCGCTTGATGATGGCCGCCGGCGTTTGATAGATGAGCGTGCAATCGGCCGGGCCCTTCTCCAGGTCAAAGTAATACTCGATGCCGACTTCGCTTTCTCCCTGGCGGACCGTTTCCAGGGCGGCGTAGTCCACCCGTTCGCCGGCCGCGTCCAGCATATAGGCCGGGTTGCCAAAGATCCAGTTCCGGTGCGACTCGAGTGCATTGGCTGCCTCGTCAAAGCGGACCAGCACCCGGGCGCCCCATAGTTGGCCGTTCGCCTGCAGGCGTTCCAGGGTGACGGTCACTCCGCCTCGTTGTTGTTCCACGTTGCGGGCGTTCTCCAGCCCGCTGAACTGGAACGTTTCCAGCCGGCCGGGAACGAGCGTGTGCAGCTTTCCTTTGAGCTCGGCGATCCTGGACGCGGTGCGGGGCGGCAACTGCAGCGGCAGGGTGAGTTCGACGGCGGGGATATCGGTTTGCACCAGGGCGGAGAGCGTGTTATCGCCAGCGGCCAGCTGCTCGCCGGTGTCGGTGACGACCGACAGGTCGGCCATCGGCTGGGTGATGACGATCGGCTCGATGCGCGGCTCCCATTCAATTTTGACGCCCACCTTGAGGCCGCTGATTTGCGGGTTACGCAGATCGCGAACGGCGTCGATGCGGGTTGGTTCGATCCGATAAATGCCGTTGTACGACGCCTGGCCAAAGCGGGGCAGTTCTTCCTCGGGACGGGACCGCACGTGGATTTTGTCGCCGTCGCCGCCGTAGGGATTCAGGGTCAGCTGCAGCTGATCCAGGATTTTGTCGAGCGCTTCCCAGTACGGCGTCTCTTCGAAATCGACCGTCACCATGCCGTCGTAATTCTCATAGCCGGCGGCCTGGTTGCCCGTTTGCTGGGCCAGCGCCTGCATCGCTTCGATCAGGGACATTTCCCCTTTAAGCGTGACGACCGAAGTCCGGGCGGCCTCTTCGGCGGAAAGGTTCTCCAGCGTTTTACGGACGCGGCTGAGGCGCTCTTTGATCTCCGCCGTGGAGCGGGGCGTCACGGGCGGCAGCAGCGGCAGGACGCTAACGCCCATCGCGATGAGCTTGTTCTCGGCCGCGATCCGCTCGGTCAGTTCCCGGTGATCCAGGTCGCGAATCAAACGCCGCACCTGCAGCCGCACGGCGGTATCCTCGGCAGACGGCGCCGCCGGCTGGGCCAGACAGCTGGCGACAAGCAGCAAAGAAACAATCATGAGCAGAGCTTTGCGAACGGAAAGAAAAGAACCCACCCGGCGAGCAGACAACGGGCATGGTTTTATTCTACGCGGCTCGCCTCGCGATTGCCAACGCAGCGATTGCTCGCTCCTGCCAGGAGGTGAAGGAGAAGAAAAAAGACAAGCGGTTTTTTGATGGACCAATGGCGGCCGCGGCAGGGATCAGGCTTGTCCAATTTGCGGTTTCAAAGACGCAGCGATCTATCACAGAGATCCGCTTCCTCCCGTTTTTTCTTCTCTTCCTCTGCGGTCTCGGCGGTGAATCTTTTTCTGACAGACGTTCACTGCCGGAGTTGCAGGCCCGGCGGTCATTTTTTCAGCAGTTTGCGGAGGGATTCCAGCACCTGCGGCGATTCGACGTCGGGCTGTTCGCGCACCAGCAGCACGAAGTTGTCGGCGAGGATTTCGTCGGGATGGATCAGGTAACGCGTGTTGCGGCCGACCTTGTCGGTATAGGCGGACAGCTTGACCGGATCAAACACGACCGGCTTGCCGTCTTTCTGTCGGACCTGCCAGACGCCGTTTTTCTGCTCCATCGACAGCATCCGGAACAGCAGGTAGCGGAAGAATCCGCCCGGCTTGTCGGCTTCGTACTTTGAAACTGACGCGTACAAAATGGGGGCGCCAATCAGCTCCTGGTCGCCTGTCTTCAGCCGGATCAGGTGCTCCGTAATCGGCGCGTCGGGATTGGTGATGCGCCGATCGACCAGCAAAGGCGGCGTCGCCACCGGGCCGCACGCCTCAAAGCCGATCGCCGCGTACAACGGGTCCCGCAGTTCCGGCTGATAGCGGCTGGCCACATGGAACAGCTCATGCAGCAGCAGGCGGTGTAACGCGTCTTCGCTGCGCTGCGCCACTCGGGCCGGCAGGATGACGGCGGCCCCGCGCGTGTAGGCCGCGTCCCCTTCTTCCTTGCCCGAGGTTTTGATGAGCAGCACCCGCTCCGGAAACAAAGGGCGCCACGGCTCCAGCTCTCGCGAAATGATCGCCAGCACAGGCGACAGCCGTTCAATCTCTTCCGGCGTCCAGGCCTGGGCGTGCGAGGCGGCAAACTCCAGGAACTGCTCGTCGGTCACCTCCTCTTCGGTATTCAGCCGGGCCTGCTTGTCAAAACGGCTGAGCGACTTCGTAAACAGGTCCGGCGTCGCCAGCAGTTTCTTTGCTTCCTCAACCGTGGCGAACGCGATACGGCTCTTCCCCTGCAGCGGCAGCTCAACCGCCTCGCCAGTCGTCGTCAGCAAGGCTGACAGGAGAACGGTCGCCAGCAGCAGTCCCGGTCGAATATGCATGAGGGCTCCAGGGTGAAGGAAAAAGAAGAGGCAAGAATCGCGAGCGTAATTACGGTCGGTTTTGGTTTGGTCGTTCTGCGAAAAAGCTGGCGCAGAAAGTCGTCTTTTGCTCCGCAAGAGAACGCGATCTTTCACCGGGAACGAGCAACTTTTAACTGACGGAATTCGAAAGTCAGTCGTCTTTCGCTCCGCGAAAGCACGCGATCTTTCACGGAGAGGTTGTGATTTTATTCCAGGGGCCTGGTCATGTTGGGGAGAAGGCGCTAAAAACAGGGAATGAATACTAATAATACCTCAGCGACGGCTCGTGTGAATCGCCCGGAACGGGCTCAGGTTGCCATGGAACTTCTCTCGCTCGATGATCTTCTGCCGGAGGATCATCGCGCTCGGGCGGTCTGGGCGTTTGTCAAGTCGCTCGATCTGGAACCGCTCTACGCGATGATTGTCGTCGACGGGCATCAGGCAGGCAGGTCCGCGATCGCGCCGGAAATCCTCGTTGCGCTCTGGCTGCTCGCCACGCTCGATGGCATCGGCAGCGCCCGGGAACTGGATCGGCGCTGCGATAAAAAGGGGAACACCCACCTGCCTTATTGGTGGATTTGCGGCGGCGTCTCGGTGAACTATCACAAGCTGAGCAATTTCCGTGTGCAGCATGGCGAATTCCTGGATAAAATTCTCGTCGACAGCGTGGCGGCCATGATCAATGCCGGCCTGGTCTCGCTGGAAACGATCGCCCAGGACGGCATGAAAGTTCGCGCCAGCGCCGGCCGAAGTTCGTTCCGTCGCGAGCCCACCCTGAAAGAACTGCAGAAGCAGGC is part of the Lignipirellula cremea genome and encodes:
- a CDS encoding peptidylprolyl isomerase — translated: MPRLFSCAAAICLLLTGVCPATAAESSASNAVAARVDGQPVRYGRIQREVQDTLKGRPAPPEEMRLLEAQALEQFIGRRLVLRYLAGQKLAASEVDIRLSLEQVKKKLKTQETTLADYLSRAGLQEDEFREAIAWELSWQAYLEQHMTDANLQKFFEQHRRDFDGTQLNVAHILWKVDPQAGPDAWEAATKQATAVRAQITQEQVPFAQAALQNSQAPTARQGGNLGLISRHEPMPESFSQAAFQLQPGETSPPVTTAFGVHLIYCQRVQPGQRSWTDARPELETAVMRFLFDFVVKLQRPHSQVEYTGAAPHFDPTSGKLVPAQ
- the xseA gene encoding exodeoxyribonuclease VII large subunit, yielding MSSSNSVLSVSQLTGLMKQELEGSFSKVWVCGEVSGVSRPQSGHVYFTLKDEKAQLRAVMWRSTVERLRFELREGIEAVCAGGIDLYPPRGSYQLVVRQMEPLGEGALQLAFRQLHQRLAAEGLFDAELKKPLPQFPRRIAVVTSPTGAAIRDFLEVLRRRWRGVDVLIIPARVQGEGSAREIAAGIRYANQLGDAVDVLVVTRGGGSLEDLWSFNEEEVVRAVHASALPVVSAVGHEVDITLCDLAADVRALTPSEAAERIAPAQADVEATLLSHQRRMQGRMRQRMAELRRRLDGLSQRSVLRRPLEPVRLRERACDELQQRAARAIQRQLQSARRRTDALASRLEALSPLGVLSRGYSLTRQADDGAVIQSSEQLQPGDVIHTTFRQGAVVSRVESIEPAE